Proteins encoded within one genomic window of Macrotis lagotis isolate mMagLag1 chromosome 3, bilby.v1.9.chrom.fasta, whole genome shotgun sequence:
- the ZFTA gene encoding LOW QUALITY PROTEIN: zinc finger translocation-associated protein (The sequence of the model RefSeq protein was modified relative to this genomic sequence to represent the inferred CDS: deleted 2 bases in 1 codon), with amino-acid sequence MAIGGCPCPVGLNPGVPRVLTLEPFLILFECGCHPPLLCLPPLLGPEPKPEDGALGSLPSPRSRAPSSGRKYLDHCEARASRPGKSRIPGRDHRRYYHDHWRLEYLMDFNPARHGMVCMVCGSSLATLKLSTIKRHIRQKHPYSLHWSPREKEAISSSWDAHLGLGACGEAEGLGVQGAEEEEEGEEEEEEEEEEEEAPAALPVCLSKSTGRWSSGGGGGRRRRRGVPSIPRRPGGGGGPGSPRSLERRLKESLQSWFRAEFLMDYDPRGNRLVCMACGRALPSLHLDDIRAHVLEAHPGSLGLSGPQRSALLQAWAAPAPHPTPPPPDDAPGPQDLSRPGPGPAAPPAEPAASGAPRAEGGLPRGRDHRRYYQERWRLEYLMDYDGGRRGLVCMVCGGALATLKMSTIKRHIRQRHPGSTGLSGPVKALIAQEWSRKATHLLALGLPLPEPPGAPGAPGAPGPPRREEEDEGDWGERGGGAGGQGGARPGPGPSPHPSPPPPRGRRGRRETPGGRRRPPRPAAPPPAPPPAPRGREQRRNYQPRWRAEYLMDYDGRRRGLVCMVCGGALATLKVSTIKRHILQVHPFSMDFTAQERQTILEAYEEAALRCYGREGFGPPPDGDLCRA; translated from the exons ATGGCCATAGGAGGCTGTCCTTGTCCAGTGGGCCTCAACCCGGGGGTTCCCCGGGTCTTGACCCTGGAACCTTTTCTCA TTCTCTTTGAATGTGGGTGCCACCCACCTCTGCTGTGCCTCCCTCCCCTCCTAGGGCCAGAACCAAAGCCAGAGGATGGTGCCTTGGGGTCCCTCCCATCCCCTAGGAGCAGGGCTCCCTCCTCCGGCCGGAAGTACTTGGACCACTGTGAAGCCCGGGCCTCGAGGCCTGGCAAGAGTCGAATCCCGGGGCGAGACCATCGGCGATACTATCATGACCATTGGCGACTGGAATACCTGATGGACTTCAATCCAGCCAGACATGGGATGGTCTGCATGGTGTGTGGCAGCTCCCTGGCCACCCTCAAACTCAGCACCATCAAACGCCACATCCGCCAGAAGCACCCCTACTCCCTGCACTGGAGCCCCAGAGAGAAGGAGGCCATCAGCAGCAGCTGGGATGCCCACCTGGGTCTGGGGGCCTGCGGGGAGGCTGAGGGGCTGGGGGTCCAGGGagctgaggaagaggaggaaggagaggaggaggaagaggaggaggaggaggaggaggaggctccTGCTGCTCTCCCAGTATGCCTCTCCAAGAGTACAG GCCGATGGTCCTCGGGCGGCGGGGGTGGCCGGCGCCGGAGGCGCGGGGTCCCTTCGATTCCCCGGCGGCCCGGGGGCGGCGGGGGGCCGGGGTCCCCCCGGAGCCTGGAGCGGCGGCTGAAGGAATCGCTGCAGAGCTGGTTTCGGGCCGAGTTCCTCATGGACTACGACCCGCGGGGCAACCGGCTGGTGTGCATGGCCTGCGGCCGGGCGCTGCCCAGCCTCCACCTGGACGACATCCGGGCGCACGTCCTGGAGGCGCACCCCGGCTCCCTGGGGCTCTCGGGCCCCCAGCGCAGCGCCCTGCTGCAGGCCTGGGCCGCGCCGGcgccccaccccaccccgccTCCTCCAG ACGACGCCCCGGGCCCCCAGGATCTGAGccggccgggcccggggccggcGGCGCCCCCCGCGGAGCCGGCGGCGTCGGGGGCCCCGCGGGCGGAGGGCGGCCTGCCGCGGGGCCGCGACCACCGGCGCTACTACCAGGAGCGCTGGCGCCTGGAGTACCTGATGGACTACGACGGGGGGCGGCGCGGGCTGGTGTGCATGGTGTGCGGGGGCGCGCTGGCCACGCTGAAGATGAGCACCATCAAGCGCCACATCCGCCAGCGCCACCCCGGCTCCACCGGCCTCAGCGGGCCCGTCAAGGCGCTCATCGCCCAGGAGTGGAGCCGCAAGGCCACGCACCTGCTGGCCCTGGGGCTGCCGCTGCCCGAGCCCCCGGGGGCCCCGGGAGCCCCGGGAGCCCCGGGCCCGCCGCGCCGGGAGGAGGAGGACGAGGGAGACTGGGGTGAGCGGGGAGGGGGGGCCGGGGGGCAGGGGGGcgcccggcccgggcccggcccctCTCCTcacccctctcctcccccccccagagGAAGACGCGGGCGCCGGGAGACCCcaggagga cggcggcggccccCGCGGCCAGCGGCACCCCCCCccgcgccgccccccgccccccgcggccGGGAGCAGCGGCGCAACTACCAGCCGCGCTGGAGGGCCGAGTACCTGATGGACTACGACGGGCGGCGGCGCGGGCTGGTGTGCATGGTGTGCGGGGGCGCGCTGGCCACGCTCAAGGTCAGCACCATCAAGCGCCACATCCTGCAGGTGCACCCCTTCTCCATGGACTTCACGGCCCAGGAGCGCCAGACCATCCTGGAGGCCTACGAGGAGGCGGCCCTGCGCTGCTACGGCCGGGAGGGCTTCGGGCCGCCCCCCGACGGCGACCTCTGCCGGGCCTAG